A window of the Lolium perenne isolate Kyuss_39 chromosome 7, Kyuss_2.0, whole genome shotgun sequence genome harbors these coding sequences:
- the LOC127315058 gene encoding 3'-5' exonuclease-like, with protein MASASSSVVAGDEKSTTEKYRILAHGSTYIDVVYTNEAATVDRILRMYEGWLDEDEDRFKFIGLDLEYDSSGHKLAVMQIAMREHVLVFHYIRCKDHCPRLLTFLKDKQYTFTSVDKRNDTKVLRAAGLPVPEERHIDIQDIFKINGQPQAGMADLAAKLIDPKFANMKKDFKYNRLRKEGHGFWECKPLSWMNLEYAAIDGYLSYEIYNKIYTVNEGQAH; from the exons ATGGCATCTGCCTCTTCCTCCGTCGTGGCCGGAGACGAGAAGTCCACGACGGAGAAGTACCGCATCCTTGCGCACGGGAGTACATATATCGACGTCGTCTACACCAATGAGGCGGCGACTGTTGATAGAATTCTTCGTATGTACGAGGGTTGgctcgacgaggacgaggacaggTTCAAGTTCATTGGTCTGGATCTCGAGTATGACTCTAGCGGACACAAGTTGGCGGTAATGCAAATCGCCATGAGGGAGCACGTTCTTGTATTCCACTacattag GTGCAAGGATCATTGTCCGCGCCTACTGACTTTTCTCAAGGACAAGCAATACACTTTTACAAGTGTTGATAAAAGAAATGACACAAAAGTTCTTCGTGCGGCCGGTCTTCCTGTTCCAGAAGAGAGACACATCGACATCCAGGACATTTTCAAGATTAATGGTCAACCGCAGGCTGGAATGGCTGATCTTGCAGCAAAGCTCATTGATCCCAAGTTTGCCAACATGAAGAAGGACTTCAAGTACAACCGGCTTCGGAAGGAAGGGCATGGTTTCTGGGAATGCAAGCCACTGTCCTGGATGAACCTCGAGTACGCAGCTATTGACGGCTATCTCAGTTATGAGATATACAACAAGATCTACACGGTGAACGAGGGACAagctcactga